One genomic segment of Candidatus Kryptonium sp. includes these proteins:
- the truB gene encoding tRNA pseudouridine(55) synthase TruB, with translation MTLAQRIKQGEIILVNKPAGWTSYKVVDKIKKWFKVKKVGHGGTLDPFATGLLIIATGKMTKELSKIIQLDKEYEGVMELGAITKSYDPETEIIERRNLDGITEEKIVETTKCFIGEIEQIPPMYSAVKYKGEPLYKLARKGINIERKPKRVKIYDFKILEVNLPEVRFRVNCSKGTYVRTLVYDFGEKLGCGAYLKSLVRTRIGNYKLEDALTIDQLKKISMQETNGNS, from the coding sequence ATGACGCTGGCACAGAGGATAAAGCAAGGTGAAATAATCCTTGTGAATAAACCTGCTGGATGGACATCTTATAAAGTCGTTGATAAAATAAAAAAGTGGTTTAAGGTAAAAAAAGTAGGGCATGGTGGAACACTTGATCCATTCGCAACCGGCCTGCTCATAATTGCTACTGGAAAAATGACAAAGGAACTTTCAAAGATAATTCAACTTGATAAGGAATATGAAGGCGTTATGGAACTTGGTGCTATAACTAAAAGCTACGATCCAGAAACCGAGATAATAGAAAGAAGAAATCTTGATGGAATAACAGAAGAAAAGATAGTTGAAACGACAAAATGTTTCATCGGGGAGATTGAACAAATTCCACCAATGTATTCCGCAGTTAAGTATAAGGGTGAACCTCTTTACAAGCTCGCAAGGAAAGGCATCAACATAGAAAGGAAGCCCAAAAGGGTGAAAATTTACGATTTTAAGATACTTGAGGTAAATCTTCCAGAAGTTCGCTTTCGCGTGAATTGTTCAAAAGGGACATATGTTAGAACGCTTGTCTATGACTTTGGGGAAAAGCTCGGTTGCGGTGCTTATTTAAAATCGCTCGTTAGGACAAGGATAGGTAATTATAAACTTGAGGATGCACTGACGATTGATCAACTAAAGAAAATCTCAATGCAGGAAACCAATGGAAATAGTTAG
- a CDS encoding bifunctional riboflavin kinase/FAD synthetase, with protein MEIVRNINKIVKDPKTIVTVGVFDGVHVAHQEILKRMREEKLKNGMRTVLVTFDPHPQEVLHPREKFHILTTIEERVELLKEYDLDIVFVVNFTPEFASITAEEFCKDIMLGKIGLSKVIVGYNHAFGKDREGNPEKLKEFSKKYGFEVELIPQLLVENNPVSSSKIRAILNQGDVKLASKLLGRYYFINGIVVKGTGRGKGLGIPTANIEPTSLRKLIPKNGVYVVRVTIDRKNYFGVMNIGYRPTFELDSQRVMEVNIFNFDEEIYFKHIKVEFIERLRDEVKFSSIDELVAQIQKDKQRALEIIGKEFVSV; from the coding sequence ATGGAAATAGTTAGAAATATCAACAAAATTGTGAAAGATCCGAAAACAATTGTGACGGTTGGTGTTTTTGACGGAGTTCATGTTGCACATCAGGAAATTTTGAAAAGAATGAGAGAAGAGAAGTTAAAAAATGGAATGAGAACAGTTCTTGTCACATTTGATCCCCATCCACAAGAGGTTCTTCATCCGAGAGAGAAATTTCATATTTTAACGACCATTGAAGAAAGAGTTGAACTTTTGAAGGAATATGATCTTGATATTGTTTTTGTTGTAAATTTTACACCTGAATTTGCAAGCATAACTGCGGAGGAGTTTTGTAAAGATATTATGCTTGGCAAAATTGGATTAAGCAAGGTTATTGTCGGTTACAATCACGCTTTTGGGAAAGATAGGGAAGGAAATCCGGAGAAATTGAAAGAGTTTAGCAAAAAATACGGTTTTGAAGTTGAGTTGATACCACAACTTCTTGTTGAAAATAATCCAGTAAGCAGTTCAAAGATAAGGGCAATTTTAAATCAAGGAGATGTTAAACTGGCTTCAAAATTACTTGGAAGATATTATTTCATAAATGGAATCGTTGTGAAAGGAACTGGGCGTGGCAAAGGACTTGGAATTCCAACTGCAAACATAGAGCCAACATCGCTGAGGAAACTCATTCCTAAAAATGGAGTTTATGTCGTTCGGGTGACGATTGATAGAAAAAATTATTTTGGCGTTATGAACATAGGTTATAGACCGACATTTGAACTTGATAGCCAAAGGGTTATGGAAGTGAATATATTCAACTTTGATGAGGAGATTTATTTTAAGCATATAAAGGTTGAGTTTATAGAAAGATTGAGAGACGAAGTGAAGTTCTCATCTATTGATGAACTCGTCGCGCAAATCCAGAAAGATAAGCAAAGAGCGCTTGAAATAATTGGAAAAGAATTTGTTAGTGTGTAA
- a CDS encoding transketolase family protein — protein sequence MPAKATRLSFGEALEELGEKNHDIVVLDADLSKSTMSIKFAKKFPHRFFEMGIAEQNMIGTAAGLALAGKIPFACSFACFLIGRYETIRVSVAYNNANVKLVGTHAGIGIGEDGYSQMGLEDIALMRALPNVVVVQPADDIETKQAVEYIASYKGPVFLRLTRQPLEEINPSNYKFQFGKGVVLKDGKDVTIFATGGVVFNSLLAAEELEKEGISARVVNIHTIKPIDEELVIKCAIETGKIVTVEDHSIFGGLGSAVMEVLSENYPVKVKRIGMRKFGESGSPKELYEKYGLDPKGIAKVVREFLK from the coding sequence ATGCCAGCTAAAGCAACGCGTCTTTCTTTTGGTGAAGCACTTGAAGAACTCGGTGAAAAAAACCATGATATAGTAGTCCTTGACGCAGATCTTTCAAAATCAACTATGTCAATTAAATTTGCGAAGAAATTCCCTCATAGATTTTTTGAAATGGGAATCGCAGAGCAAAACATGATTGGGACGGCAGCAGGACTTGCGTTGGCTGGAAAAATTCCATTCGCATGTAGTTTTGCTTGTTTTTTGATTGGAAGATATGAAACAATTAGAGTATCAGTAGCATATAACAATGCAAATGTTAAACTTGTCGGAACTCACGCTGGTATCGGGATAGGGGAAGATGGATATAGCCAAATGGGACTTGAAGATATCGCTCTTATGAGAGCTCTACCGAATGTCGTTGTTGTTCAACCAGCAGACGATATTGAAACAAAACAAGCAGTAGAATATATTGCGTCATACAAAGGACCAGTGTTTTTGCGTTTGACAAGACAACCGCTTGAAGAAATTAATCCATCTAACTATAAATTTCAATTTGGAAAAGGTGTGGTTCTAAAAGACGGAAAAGATGTAACTATTTTTGCAACTGGTGGAGTTGTTTTTAATTCTTTGCTCGCAGCTGAAGAACTTGAAAAAGAAGGAATAAGCGCAAGAGTTGTAAATATACACACGATTAAACCGATAGATGAAGAACTTGTAATAAAGTGTGCAATTGAAACTGGAAAAATAGTCACTGTTGAAGATCACAGCATCTTTGGCGGACTCGGTTCAGCAGTGATGGAAGTCTTGAGTGAAAATTATCCAGTCAAGGTGAAAAGAATTGGGATGAGAAAGTTTGGGGAGTCCGGGAGCCCGAAAGAACTTTATGAAAAATACGGACTTGATCCTAAAGGGATTGCGAAAGTAGTTAGGGAATTTTTGAAATAA
- the infB gene encoding translation initiation factor IF-2 has translation MPKRIYQIAKELNISADDIVNFLQKQGFSEVKNYLSPVDEKMLELINRHYKHEREVAERQKKKRAKEERQPKEIETKPVVEEAKTVEVTEVAEDKSVQPVTEIEPTKEEKEVVEVQEQVQIEQTVVEEITLEEVEEKIGKEEKETVELSEATAQVEETVIAQDQSNVISQAQEEEKSSKDEAILTEPELKSSESERLHRREEMVYVKVEERRGPKEKKFDRDRERSRERDRKRRERRGEREPRKIEGVRTRPVKEEAVGGIVHAPEIETIKEETRRKKQAREKEEKKKKFVEIEDIEIKKPVKKTRKSRIEINEEEILRRIDQTLAEMEDAGPDIREIIKKRKKKERQEKEEKKIEQIEREKRKIKVAEFITVNELANLIGVSASEIIKKCLNLGLVVSINQRLDFDTITLIASDYGFEVERAEEYLEDIIAEEPDKPEDLEPRPPVVTIMGHVDHGKTTLLDYIRQSNIVAGEAGGITQHIGAYQVTLPSGKQITFIDTPGHEAFTAMRARGAQVTDIVVLVVAADDAVMPQTVEAINHALAANVPIIVAINKIDKPEANPDKIRQQLAERGVLVEDWGGKYQCVEISAKYGKNVDLLLEKILLEAELMELKANPKKKARGVVIESKLDKGRGPVGTVLVQNGTLKIGDIFVAGTTFGRVRAMFDERGNRVEIAKPSTPVQVIGFDQLPEAGDSFVVVDDEKVAREIANKRAQLKREQTFRQLRAISLNKLSEQIKEGKVKELPVIIKADVNGSVEALTDSLMKISTQEVKVRIIHRAVGAISESDVLLAQASGAIIIGFNVRPTSGAKKLAESENVEIRLYNIIYNVIEDVKKALEGMLEPEKREEFLGTAEVRETFKISKVGTVAGCFVTEGKILRNARARLIRNGIVIYDGKIASLKRFKDDVKEVEAGLECGIALENYNDIKVGDVIEAYNILEIKRKLEEVNKS, from the coding sequence ATGCCGAAAAGAATATATCAAATAGCGAAGGAGCTCAATATATCAGCCGATGATATAGTTAATTTCCTGCAGAAGCAGGGATTTTCTGAGGTGAAGAACTATTTGTCGCCTGTTGATGAAAAAATGCTTGAGCTGATAAACCGGCACTATAAGCATGAAAGGGAAGTAGCAGAGCGTCAAAAGAAGAAAAGGGCTAAAGAGGAAAGACAACCTAAAGAAATTGAAACCAAACCAGTAGTTGAAGAAGCCAAAACAGTAGAAGTAACAGAAGTCGCTGAAGATAAATCTGTTCAGCCAGTCACAGAGATAGAACCAACCAAGGAAGAAAAGGAAGTTGTTGAAGTACAAGAGCAAGTTCAAATTGAACAAACTGTGGTTGAAGAAATAACACTTGAGGAAGTTGAAGAAAAAATTGGTAAAGAGGAAAAAGAAACAGTTGAATTATCGGAAGCGACAGCTCAAGTTGAGGAAACCGTCATAGCTCAAGATCAATCTAATGTAATTTCACAAGCTCAGGAGGAAGAAAAATCATCAAAAGATGAAGCAATTTTAACTGAACCGGAGCTGAAATCGTCAGAGTCTGAGAGATTGCACAGAAGGGAAGAGATGGTTTATGTTAAGGTTGAGGAAAGGCGAGGACCAAAGGAGAAAAAATTTGATAGAGATAGAGAAAGATCTAGAGAAAGAGATAGAAAAAGAAGAGAAAGAAGGGGTGAAAGGGAACCGAGAAAAATAGAAGGGGTTAGAACGAGACCAGTTAAAGAAGAAGCTGTTGGGGGAATTGTTCATGCTCCTGAAATTGAAACAATAAAGGAAGAAACAAGAAGGAAAAAACAAGCCCGAGAAAAAGAGGAAAAGAAAAAGAAATTTGTTGAAATTGAAGATATTGAAATAAAGAAGCCGGTTAAGAAAACTCGGAAGAGCAGAATTGAAATTAACGAAGAAGAAATTTTGCGAAGAATTGATCAAACACTTGCCGAAATGGAAGATGCAGGTCCAGATATAAGGGAGATAATTAAAAAACGCAAGAAAAAAGAAAGGCAGGAAAAAGAAGAGAAAAAAATAGAACAAATTGAACGAGAGAAGAGGAAAATTAAAGTTGCTGAATTTATCACTGTTAATGAACTTGCGAATTTAATTGGTGTTTCAGCAAGCGAAATAATTAAAAAATGTCTTAACTTGGGGCTTGTTGTTTCAATCAACCAACGCCTTGATTTTGATACAATAACTCTGATTGCAAGTGATTATGGATTTGAGGTTGAAAGAGCTGAAGAATATCTTGAAGATATTATTGCAGAGGAACCCGACAAACCTGAAGATCTTGAGCCAAGACCGCCCGTTGTAACAATAATGGGTCATGTTGATCACGGAAAAACAACGCTTCTTGATTATATCAGACAAAGCAACATAGTGGCAGGTGAAGCGGGTGGTATAACTCAACATATTGGTGCTTATCAAGTGACGCTTCCAAGCGGAAAACAAATCACATTCATTGATACACCTGGACACGAAGCCTTTACAGCTATGCGCGCTCGTGGTGCTCAAGTTACAGATATAGTTGTTCTCGTCGTCGCAGCTGATGATGCAGTGATGCCTCAAACTGTTGAAGCGATCAACCACGCTCTTGCTGCAAATGTTCCGATAATAGTTGCTATAAATAAAATTGATAAGCCAGAAGCAAATCCAGATAAAATAAGACAACAGCTTGCTGAAAGGGGTGTTTTGGTGGAGGACTGGGGAGGTAAATATCAATGCGTTGAAATTTCCGCGAAATATGGGAAAAATGTTGACCTTCTTCTTGAAAAGATTCTGCTTGAAGCTGAATTAATGGAGCTTAAAGCGAATCCAAAGAAAAAAGCTCGTGGCGTCGTAATTGAATCAAAACTTGACAAAGGGCGTGGTCCTGTTGGAACTGTCCTTGTGCAAAATGGAACCTTGAAAATTGGCGATATATTCGTTGCCGGAACTACATTTGGAAGGGTAAGAGCAATGTTTGATGAAAGAGGGAACAGAGTAGAAATAGCAAAGCCATCAACCCCTGTTCAGGTCATAGGTTTTGATCAACTTCCTGAAGCTGGCGATTCATTTGTTGTAGTTGATGATGAAAAAGTAGCGCGTGAAATAGCAAACAAGAGAGCCCAATTGAAACGAGAACAAACATTTAGACAATTGAGAGCTATCTCCTTGAACAAACTATCGGAGCAAATCAAGGAAGGAAAAGTTAAAGAATTGCCAGTTATAATTAAAGCTGATGTAAACGGATCGGTTGAAGCCTTGACTGATTCGTTGATGAAAATTTCAACTCAAGAAGTTAAAGTAAGAATAATTCACAGGGCGGTTGGAGCTATAAGTGAATCCGATGTTTTGCTTGCTCAAGCATCGGGTGCAATTATAATTGGTTTCAATGTCAGACCAACATCCGGAGCTAAAAAGCTTGCGGAAAGCGAGAATGTTGAGATACGACTTTACAATATCATCTACAATGTGATTGAGGATGTTAAGAAAGCTCTTGAAGGAATGCTTGAACCGGAAAAAAGGGAAGAATTTCTTGGAACTGCGGAAGTCAGAGAGACATTCAAAATTTCAAAAGTTGGAACTGTTGCGGGTTGTTTCGTAACTGAGGGTAAAATCTTAAGAAACGCTCGTGCCCGCCTCATAAGAAATGGAATTGTAATTTACGATGGTAAAATAGCATCGCTTAAGCGCTTTAAAGATGATGTCAAAGAAGTTGAAGCCGGACTTGAATGTGGTATCGCTCTTGAAAATTATAACGATATAAAAGTCGGTGATGTCATAGAAGCATATAATATCCTTGAGATCAAAAGAAAGCTTGAAGAGGTGAATAAATCCTAA
- the rbfA gene encoding 30S ribosome-binding factor RbfA: protein MSSIRVERVASLIKEEVSSIISKVLEHETVGFWTVTNVKLSSDLRYAKIYISIYGDKVTQQNTMKKIESLKKTIRHRLGSRLHLRFVPEIEFHLDDTLEHVDRINALLKQIEDREKNNKKGDDAGTEDKAR from the coding sequence ATGAGTAGCATAAGAGTGGAGAGAGTCGCATCATTAATCAAAGAAGAGGTTTCATCAATAATCTCTAAAGTTCTTGAGCATGAGACAGTGGGGTTTTGGACGGTCACAAATGTAAAACTTAGCTCAGATCTAAGATATGCTAAAATCTACATAAGCATCTACGGCGACAAAGTTACGCAACAAAACACGATGAAGAAAATTGAATCGTTAAAAAAAACCATAAGACACCGATTAGGTTCGCGTTTGCATTTAAGGTTTGTACCTGAAATTGAATTTCACCTTGATGATACGCTTGAACATGTTGATAGAATAAATGCTCTCCTGAAACAGATTGAAGATAGAGAAAAGAACAATAAGAAAGGTGATGACGCTGGCACAGAGGATAAAGCAAGGTGA
- a CDS encoding transketolase, whose amino-acid sequence MQNSIFDLKVIATKIRIDIIKMLNKAGSGHAGGSLSCVEILVALFWEKIKRTPENALDPDRDRFILSKGHGVPALYAVLAHRGIIPYDELFTLRKINSRLQGHPSRVDLPYVEASTGSLGQGLSIAQGIALAGKIDGKNYRVYCLLGDGEMQEGQVWEAIMSAPKFKLDNLCAIVDYNKGQIDGYVKDVMDIEPLADKLKAFNWNVIEIDGHDFEQILFALNEAELVKGKPTFIIAHTIKGKGVSFMEDNHEWHGKAPNDEETKLALAELEQQLNELLSQKVEVK is encoded by the coding sequence ATGCAAAACTCAATTTTTGATCTCAAAGTTATTGCAACGAAGATCAGGATTGACATAATCAAAATGCTAAACAAGGCTGGATCAGGTCATGCTGGCGGTTCACTTTCTTGTGTTGAAATTCTCGTTGCGCTATTTTGGGAGAAAATAAAAAGAACACCTGAAAACGCACTTGATCCTGACAGAGATCGTTTCATATTGTCAAAAGGACATGGGGTTCCAGCTCTTTATGCTGTTTTAGCGCATAGGGGAATCATACCTTATGATGAACTTTTCACATTGAGAAAAATAAACTCACGACTTCAAGGTCATCCATCACGAGTTGACCTTCCATATGTGGAAGCTTCTACTGGTTCACTTGGACAAGGTTTATCAATTGCACAGGGGATAGCGCTCGCTGGAAAAATTGATGGGAAAAATTATCGCGTCTACTGTCTCCTTGGTGACGGCGAAATGCAGGAAGGTCAGGTATGGGAGGCGATAATGTCAGCTCCAAAATTTAAGCTTGACAATCTTTGTGCAATCGTTGATTACAATAAAGGTCAAATTGATGGTTATGTTAAAGATGTAATGGATATTGAACCTCTTGCTGATAAATTGAAAGCATTTAATTGGAATGTAATTGAGATTGATGGACACGATTTTGAGCAGATTTTGTTTGCACTTAATGAAGCTGAACTTGTGAAGGGTAAACCGACTTTCATAATTGCGCATACGATCAAAGGAAAAGGAGTTTCATTTATGGAAGATAACCACGAGTGGCATGGCAAAGCTCCAAATGATGAAGAAACTAAGCTTGCCCTTGCAGAGCTTGAGCAACAATTGAACGAACTTTTATCACAAAAAGTGGAGGTGAAATAA
- the rpsO gene encoding 30S ribosomal protein S15: protein MPLTSEQKKELVKKYGKHEKDTGSPEVQIAILTARINQLAEHFEKHPKDKHSRMGLIKMIGKRRRLLKYLEETNYESYKRILEELDLRK from the coding sequence ATGCCATTGACAAGCGAGCAGAAGAAAGAGCTTGTGAAAAAATATGGTAAGCATGAAAAAGATACTGGTTCCCCCGAGGTTCAAATTGCAATCTTGACAGCAAGGATTAATCAATTAGCAGAACATTTTGAAAAACATCCAAAAGATAAGCATTCAAGAATGGGCTTGATCAAAATGATCGGAAAAAGAAGACGATTGTTGAAATATCTTGAGGAAACGAACTACGAAAGTTATAAGCGAATCCTTGAGGAACTTGATTTAAGAAAATAA
- a CDS encoding polyribonucleotide nucleotidyltransferase: protein MNYFKKEIEIGGKILSFEIGKYAKQADGAVMVRYADTMVLATAVAEEEQKEDIDFMPLSVEYREKTSAAGKIPGGFEKREGKPTEKEILSARLIDRALRPLFPKEFRCETQITVTVFSFDLENDPDVIGGIASSTALMISDIPWNGPIAEVRVGRIDGQFVINPTISQLEKSDLDLVVAGTIDSIVMVEGEAKEISEKDMVEAIKFAHEYIKKICEVQIEIAKEIGKPKRELVKEEIPEKIINDVKEIAEPKIKELNRTPMKKLERAEKMDMIVNETIELLKQRYSTETISDESGNVVPLITLYPKLEFWVKQVIGEIERVDMRYMVLREGRRIDGRGPSDIRPVTAEVGILPRTHGSALFTRGETQSLATVTLGTKMDEQLIDGLLPEYTKRFMLHYNFPPFSVGEVAPFRGPSRREIGHGNLAERALKNLIPSEEEFPYTIRVVSDILESNGSSSMATVCSGTLALLDGGIPLKKHVAGIAMGLVKEGDEVVILTDILGNEDKLGDMDFKVAGTRDGITAFQMDIKISGISYEIFERALEQAREARMKILDILEQTIPGPRPEISPHAPRLITTRIPVEMIGWVIGPAGKNIKMMKQEFGAEVFIENDGLVWISGPNKEACEKAKQMVEQLAEVPEVGKVYKGIVRKIVDFGAFVEILPGKIGLLHISEIDYKRIEKVSDVLKVGDEIEVQILTIDDMGRFTLSRKSLLPKSEQKTQQRPSQTTQSEQTQSNSSNRTRR from the coding sequence ATGAATTATTTTAAGAAAGAAATTGAAATTGGTGGCAAAATTCTTTCGTTTGAAATAGGGAAATATGCGAAGCAAGCAGATGGAGCAGTTATGGTAAGATATGCAGATACGATGGTACTTGCCACTGCGGTTGCGGAAGAGGAGCAAAAGGAAGACATTGATTTCATGCCTCTTTCCGTTGAATATAGGGAAAAAACATCAGCCGCAGGTAAAATTCCAGGTGGATTTGAAAAAAGAGAAGGGAAACCTACGGAAAAAGAAATTCTATCTGCAAGGCTGATTGATAGAGCTTTGAGACCTCTTTTCCCAAAGGAGTTCAGGTGCGAGACGCAAATAACGGTTACGGTTTTTTCATTTGATCTTGAAAATGATCCAGATGTCATCGGTGGAATTGCAAGCTCAACAGCATTGATGATTTCGGACATTCCTTGGAATGGACCAATTGCAGAAGTAAGGGTTGGAAGAATAGATGGACAATTTGTTATAAATCCGACGATCTCGCAGCTTGAAAAAAGCGATCTTGATCTTGTCGTTGCAGGGACAATTGATTCAATTGTGATGGTTGAAGGCGAAGCGAAGGAGATCTCTGAAAAAGATATGGTTGAGGCGATAAAATTTGCTCATGAATACATCAAAAAAATTTGTGAAGTTCAAATTGAGATAGCAAAAGAAATCGGTAAACCGAAGCGGGAACTCGTTAAAGAAGAGATACCTGAAAAAATTATCAATGATGTCAAGGAAATAGCCGAGCCGAAGATCAAGGAACTTAACAGGACACCGATGAAAAAACTTGAGCGTGCTGAGAAAATGGATATGATCGTAAATGAAACTATTGAATTGCTCAAGCAGAGATATTCAACTGAAACGATCTCTGATGAATCTGGGAATGTTGTTCCGCTGATAACATTGTATCCCAAGCTTGAATTTTGGGTGAAGCAAGTGATAGGAGAAATTGAGCGTGTTGATATGAGATATATGGTTCTGCGTGAGGGACGAAGAATTGATGGAAGAGGGCCAAGTGACATAAGACCTGTGACAGCAGAGGTTGGGATTTTACCAAGAACTCACGGTTCAGCTTTGTTCACAAGAGGAGAAACTCAATCGCTTGCGACGGTAACTCTTGGAACAAAGATGGATGAACAATTGATAGATGGATTATTGCCGGAGTATACTAAAAGATTTATGCTTCATTACAATTTTCCACCGTTCTCAGTTGGTGAGGTTGCACCATTTCGTGGACCAAGCAGGAGGGAAATTGGCCACGGAAATCTTGCTGAAAGAGCTCTGAAAAATTTGATACCATCAGAAGAGGAATTTCCATACACGATAAGAGTTGTTTCAGATATTCTTGAATCAAATGGTTCTTCCTCAATGGCGACGGTTTGTTCTGGGACGCTTGCGCTTTTGGATGGTGGAATTCCGCTTAAAAAACATGTTGCCGGGATCGCAATGGGGCTTGTTAAGGAGGGAGATGAAGTTGTTATCTTAACTGATATACTTGGGAATGAGGATAAGCTTGGTGATATGGATTTCAAAGTTGCTGGAACTCGGGATGGGATCACGGCTTTTCAAATGGATATAAAGATAAGTGGGATAAGTTATGAGATTTTTGAGCGTGCCCTTGAACAAGCAAGAGAAGCGAGGATGAAGATACTTGATATACTTGAGCAAACAATTCCAGGGCCTCGTCCTGAAATTTCCCCCCATGCCCCGAGGTTAATAACTACAAGAATTCCAGTTGAGATGATCGGATGGGTGATCGGTCCAGCTGGGAAAAACATTAAAATGATGAAACAAGAATTTGGAGCCGAGGTGTTCATTGAAAATGACGGATTGGTTTGGATAAGTGGGCCAAATAAAGAAGCATGCGAGAAAGCAAAGCAAATGGTTGAACAGCTTGCCGAGGTTCCAGAGGTTGGAAAAGTTTACAAAGGAATCGTTCGTAAAATTGTTGATTTTGGTGCATTTGTTGAGATATTGCCTGGCAAAATTGGATTGCTTCACATTTCCGAGATTGATTACAAGAGAATTGAGAAGGTTTCAGATGTGCTTAAAGTTGGAGATGAAATTGAAGTTCAGATATTAACGATTGATGATATGGGGAGATTTACTTTAAGTAGAAAATCTTTGCTTCCGAAATCGGAACAGAAAACACAACAAAGACCATCTCAAACTACGCAATCGGAGCAAACTCAATCAAATTCATCTAACAGAACCAGAAGATAA